In the genome of Raphanus sativus cultivar WK10039 chromosome 9, ASM80110v3, whole genome shotgun sequence, the window ATGATGGGAATCAGACATGGAAAAAAGCATTTGATGAAGCCAATTTATGGTCTCTTGCTCAAGAGGTTGAACAGAGAGGACGAGGAGCCAGTCTTGCTTTGGAGACTATGCTTCGTCAGGAGTGGTGTGCTCCCCCAAATGGTTTCGTTAAATGTAATGTCGGGACGCGTTGGTCCAAGAAGACATTGGAAGTAGGTGCTGCCTGGATCTTACGTGATTCAAGAGGTACGACTCTTCTTCATAGTCGCCGCTCGTTTTCTCGAGTTCGGTCGAAAGCGGACGCGTATTTTCTTTCAGTCGTATGGGCAGTGGAAAGTTTGGTATCTCACAAATGTCAGAGAGTCTACTTTGCATTTGAGTGGGGGTTGTTGGTCAATGCTATTAATCGACCACGAGCATGGCCCTCCTTCAAGTTCAAAGTATCAGAGATTCGATGTTTGCTTGAGGAGTTTTTAGGCTGGCGTGTCCTCCTTGAAACCTATTCTGCGAACCGAAGAGTCCGCTTAATTGCGAATAGTGTGATGAAGGGGAACCGATTTCAGTCATATGTGGCTTCTGGTGCTCCCGGATGGCTCCTCACTTGATCTGCCTGGGTTGTTTATGCCTGTTGTGGCTTTTAGTACGATTTTTTGGTATAGTAGGTATCATGTGTACTTATATATTGTACACTTTTGATGCAATGAAATATGGtagttggcaaaaaaaaaaacatctaacGTGACAAAAACATTAAAGAGAGAAATACATGTTTTGATTCTTTTCCAGCAATGGAACGTAGAAAAGAacgaagaaaagagaaagaaaaaaaaaaaagaacgtaGAAAAGAGAAATGTTTAGGAGGAGAAAGTCAACTGTTAGAATTGTTTCCAAAGCCTAACCAAGCATGGATCAAGGTTactatctttcttcttttcgaAGAGTGTATTATggttgaattaattttttttttttaactccaaTTATGGTTGAATTAATTTAAAGTTGaaatatgttcttttttttgacgACAAGTTGAAATATGTTCTTGGATGGATTTTCTTACAAAAACCATAAAAGTTAATATTACATTTGGTATCAGTGCTAATTTAGATTTGTTTAATTCATCCATTAATTGTTTGacaatgttaaaaatattttagaattagtTCTCATGAGTTCGGTGAACCTATACGGTTTAATCGGTTTTAACGTGAGTTCATCGTCATGTTGACGGCACCCTAATTGTATGGAATCGTTCGGTTCTGTAAAGCGtgagtagatttttttttgaaaaagtcaaGCGTtaagtttttcttctttctggTTATTTTCTTTGACAAGAAGAAAACTAAAACatgttaattgtttttttgtgaTGAAAGATCATGATGgttcgttgacaaaaaaaaatcatgtggTTCAAAGGAATGCATACTGATTGGTTGTTAACTAACAAATACGTAACTGTTTTCTTAGTTGCACGTTGTCTTCGTGCACTCCTCCTAAGAGAAATGTGTTTATATAGAACTGGaagatatatacaaatattttttttttcattaattataaagaaaatataaattttaaatattgtacaCAAGTCTGCTATTTGTTAGtgcaaaattattataatatttaattgaaaACTGTAACATTGatgtatataatttttggaAACCTACTTTTTATTTCAAACTAACAACAATTCATTATAAACCTATTTTTTCTTGTTCTACATTTCaataaaattgtaataattaaaaGCAAATAATTACCATTGATCTCTAGtctctttcattttttaaaaatagtattatcTTAAAGTTTGCTAGAGACCATGTTTGTTTGCTTCAACACTGGAACAGATTTCTCATCTCTTTTTTGTTATCGTTCTTTTGTTTTAGGTCGTGTtcgttttggtttaattttcaGTAATATGTGACTGATATTTTGGAGAAGCCATGGAAGCATGTGAGGTGCAAACTTTAGATCCAAAATTTTCCTTCTATTCCATGTCTTGACGTTAAAACTCTGGATCTCTTTGATCAACGGTGGGATTAGTCCCCTTGTCTGGTTTCCTTTTTAGATGTTGTGGTTGCTACTTTATCCGTCGTTTGCTGCTTTGCTGATTTGTCAAGGTGTGTTCGTCATTGTAATTTTCTTGGGATTTATTTTCTAGAAGATATAGTCCATTTAGTATCAATTCTTTTATTCCAAGGAAGTTAATAGTTCGTTTGGTAGATCGCTTGACTGGTTCACGAGTGACCACTTCTAAGAACTGTTGGCGTACATTAAAGATTTTCCTTTGGTACTAGCAGTTTAGGTGTGGTGGTTCGTTTACTTCCGCAAAGTTCCATGTTGGTAGTTTTTAGCATTGAAGAGATCTGTTCTTGTGCTTGTTTATATCGTTGTTAGTTATATATAGTTCTCCCTTCTAGTTGAGTTTTCTCATATAATTTGGTTCTTGATTCAGCTTATTGTCTCCAGGGTCTTAAGAATGATTGTGTTATGATCAGTTAGTAAGTTCCAATTCTAGTTTTgtaaaatttctaattaatatatttcattgttTAATATTTGGATTTCCGTTTAATTTGTATTCAGTTagtatggtgaaaataaaaaattggttAAAATAATTACACTTTCAGTTATTATAGTAAAAATgttctttcaaaattttagtgtAAAtggaaacaattttaaaacattttcataACTATTGTTCTCTTTCTTTTAATAAACTTTTTGTTAtgtatatgttaaaaatattatcaaaaatctTATATGTTACACAAATATTGTATAAAATGCATAGAATATTACTTTAACATAATGACTATAATCAACAAGCAAAAACTCATTAGGTGATGATTAGGCATTGTGTACAAATTTATTGTTAAGTTTTGCGTTTAAACCAATTTTTGAATGTATAAATTGTTCTTTAAAAAATCACTTTAAAAAATGGTTTCATGATTAAATTTAGCGATTATCTAGAAGTACATGCATCGCCCAAACCAATTTTCAAAACAGTGACTACAAGTGTAGAGgtaataaaataattggtgGATCAAGTTTCGCAATCCTATACTTTCTATCTAATGTCCATgtgttgaatttaaaaaaactaatatccATGTGTTTTGCTAAACTTCAATATAAAATAGCACATTGACAATAGCAAtacttttcattttttgtcGCCAAGTAGCAACGcttattagagcatctccaacaatCTTCTTTATTTTAAAGGAAGGATCCACTTAAAATAAAAGGATAAATGGGGTGTTCTCCAACTGTggtctttaatttttttctctaaattttttaCGTATTACATTTTAGTccttaatattattaataattaaatatagtaACTAAACTTCTATACAGAAGcaataaacatattaaatagATAATTCATCAACATactttcagaaaaaaaacaatacaaattaattttcataaacatACTTTCAGAAAGAAACAATACAaattacttataataataataataataataaaaataataaaaataacaatactaaatcataaattatagATAATAATAACAGATACATCCAAATAACaaagatacatataaaatacaaaactaatcaATAAGACTATTTCGGTAATATTCTCATATATGATCAATCAAAGCATTTTAAGTCATAAGTAAACTTCCTTATCTTTTATATGAAGATTACATGCTAAAAATTGTTGAAACCGCATATCTTCATTTATCGTCATTTCGACGTTTGTTGGTGATGGTCTTGCATCTCTAATCGGCACATTGACATCCCGTTCATCCTCAATTATCATGTTATGTATTGTAATGCATGATGTTATTATATCATGTAATACCTCTTTCTTCCAATGATATGAAGATCCTGCGATGAGACTCCAAAAGCTCGTTCAACATCTTTTCGACATGAATCTTGTTTTGATGCATACAATTCAATTTTTGACCTTGGGTATCGCTAATTTATTGGATTATTATTGATCATTTAGGATATATACCatcaactaaataataaattagaagactttaaaacattaatattgTTGTTGCTGCATGGCATTCCAAAATAGATATGCCATATCCATAGATCATATTTCGCAATTGCTTCGAGAATGATCGTGGATAACCCGCTACGACTGGAAAATTTTCATGCACATGCAGTTGGACAATTTTTCCACTTCCAATACATACACTTCCTAACATTCTAGGAAATCCACATAATTGGCCAATGTTGAGAAGTCTGGACAAGTTTTTTGTTGTTGGTGACCTGAGATACCACTCTGAAAACACAGCTACAATTGCAtgacaaaatattttcatgGATTCAATTACTGTGGACTCCCTATTTTGATGTATTCATTGGTCGCATCAATAGGCATGCTATATGCTAATATCCGAATATCAGTTGTTACTTTATGTAGATTTGATAATCCAACTCTACCATATGCATCACGTCGTTGGTTGAAGTAGTTGTCATGTTGTTTAACAGCATCAACAATGTGAAGAAATAACATTCATGACATTCTAAATCGACGACGAAACTCTCTTTCACAATACATAGAATTATCAGAAAATAATCATTGTACAAATTATGATGAGCATTTTGCCTATCACGAGGAATAACTGCATGACCGACAATAGAGCAATGGTgatttacattattattttcttgattGAGCTGGTGAATAAGACGATTATTGTTGATAAACAAATTAACTGCAGTTTATTGTTCTCTCTCCATGCCTAATTCTCATCAGTAATCTATCGATCAAATTCAGATGAGTCTGGAGAAGAAGAATTTTGGAAAGATGAATCTtcgatattaatttttttttttctgaagttATGTTGATATGTTCTTTGATGAAAAAGCATGtctatatatagaaataaaatattattatgtgtCCAGCCTCCAACAATATTCATTTGATCCACACCATGCAATGTGCCATTCAATAGATTTCATGACTTCCGAAaccattaaataaaactttgtcATTTTTCTATCCGACCCCAACCATATTCAGTAGATAAGATAACTTCCAAccatatttttgttcttttatttgggttttgatACGTTTCTTTTTGTGTATAAACAAAACAcattactaaataaaaaaaaatcacattcaTTCATATCTTTTTCTTGtatacaaaaatgaaaagaagTAAAGACACATCATTCAACCaacaaaaatgaatttttatgtCATGTCTATTTATAGCTAGATATCACAAATTCCCATTACTAACAACAATCAAATTCTCAAGATATTATgggataaaataataaaaaggtaCAATACAAAAGAATCAGAAAGTTGGAAAATTAGGATCAATAGATCTTTAGAATGTATTTTGTATGTTGTTAGAAACTTGAAGAGTTGTGTGTTATAAGTGCAAAATATGCATCCAAGTGGTATATCCGAACAAAACattgtaaatttaaattaaatttatatgtgttatttatttatttatttattatatatgttatcaagtttttatgtttcaaaatattatcGATGGAGAAAGCAAAGAAATTATTAGTGTAAgatccaaaactaaaaaaaaaaaatttgatcatgtatggatattgatgaAAGATATTCCAAAGTTTTCAGATAATGTCAATATCGGTATTCCAGATATTGAGAGCGGCACCATTGGTTCTCCACCATCACAATCTCCtggttttttattattttcaatcaATTTAAACATTGATGATGATGGTTCAAATTCATCACAATGTATtattgaatcaaaaaaaaactcaaaaagaaacTTTCTGAAGGTAATAACTCATTTCTGGATATTTTGGTTTCTTCAAATGAATATAAATTCCGTGAAAGAAAATGCATCACCTGGGGAAAGAAATTATGAGATGGTTCAATTATTTATGCAAAATCAAGCAAACATAAGCTTTAAAAGAAATGgaggaagaaaacaaaatcatgtTGACAAATTTAAATTCTATTGACGATAGTAATACTCGAAATATCCGATCTGAACAGGCAAGACTCGTACACCAAAAtttcaacaacaacaaggtgAAACTACTTCAAATTTGTATAGCCAATATTTTGATGCTCTTAGAGGTTCGCGATCAAATTTGCTTGAATATTAGTATTGTAACTTATATTAAATTGTGTAGTATTTTCACCTTATTATGTAACAGGTAATAAGATGTAAAATATTGTGCTTGTATTAtggtttttaatttatgtaaaatttcGTAAATGTAATATCATTGTTTTATGAAATAATAtgtttgtattatatttttattaatatactaattatttttttaatatgtgaaaTTAACTTTATAAAACTAAGTATTACAATAATACAAAAGAAAGTGTTAAGAAtataatcattaaaattatataaatagaatGACTAAAGTGAAAATTGAATAGTGTTTAAAGAATCTTAATAATGCCCTTCTATATTTGTAGATTTACTGTTCACCTTAAAAAGTAAATAGATGTTAGAATGCAAAACCTTTAAAAATGAAGGAATAAAAGAGCTGTAGTATGTGCTCTTAACCCATGATACTTTTATATGAATATTGAGTATGATTGGATGGTATcgttagaaaaacaaaaaaggattaactttttttaaaagttcTGAATCCCAATTAAATACAATTAATCAAGatgaaaatagtttaaaaaaaattccatcttttttactttaaatatgtataatgtgtcaaataatttatagaatACAAGAGATGAATATTAAAGTGAAAATAAGTGGTAACTATAAATGtgggaaagaaaaagaaaataatagagCGTCACTGGAAAATAGTTTTAGCAAGAGTAACAAATTTCTGTTTGGTAACTCTATTTTAAACAAATCAagttaaatttatcttatactCATTTacttcaaaattaaataaacataaaatatttattggtctacaataagtaaaaataaactgcaaaatataaaatatgatataacacataaatttaataaactctgcatcaaaatttgttaacatcatcttatcagaaacaaaaaatctcttaaacatcatatattaaaaaatataaagagtaTTAGGTTATAACTGGTTGGTAGTAACTTATTactctaaaaataaatttactatatGTTTCACTAATAATCCACCAATCAAAATGAAACTTAAAagtatttctttctttttcactctaatatatatatatatatatatatatattttttttttttacttttcaattttattagaataatgtcattttttataattttttatttttttctttgattttgcCATTTTATTTTACTCTATTCTCATTCTTTTTTACTCTGGTTTTATTCGGAAACTACTCAGATTTCCAAGGTTTCCCATCAGATCCATTATTACAGTTTTTCAATCCTATTTCTTTTCTGAAAAAGATGATTATTTACCACGcatgggcgttcggatacccgttcggCTTTAGATTGAGTATTTCAGGTATTTTGATGTAAAGGTATAGAACCCATTCGATTATTTCTATACTTGGGTTTGGGTTCGGTTATTTTTGATCAGGtttggatatttagattttgaaataaaaaatcaaatttttcattgctcaatttttttgtaattaaaaatatacattttacttAATTGGTTCattaattttaatagattaaataaCTAATAGATTGgaagataaatttaaaattaaaaagatattaatttggttactgttttgaaattttgaatataatttcGCTAATGCCGACACAAGAAACTTGATATATTTCAAGTGAATAGTAATCCATAGTTCTATGAATATATTATCTAATCTTAAACTATGTGTagtatcaatataaatattttgaatgaAATGAAAGAAGTGaactataaatataaagtaaactAGAAATGTAAGGTTAAGCATGCATATATgcggttattttcggatattCATTTGGATTCGGATATTACTCGTTTTGGTTTGGATATCTAATTTCTCTTTAATATtcattcgggtattttgctatttcGATTCGAATTTTGATTCGAGGTTTTTGGGTTGGGTTCGGGTACGGCTTTGGATATGGATAAAGTTTCTAGGCCTATTATTTATTATAGGTAAAGGAGATGAAAATTAACTTTGGAAACTTTAGGATAATAAGAGTAATTGTCTTCTTTATCAAATAACTTGGCTTTTCAGGAAATTTTGCTTTAGATCAAGGAGGTGGAAACATCCACGTCAGATGTTGGTAGACCCTTCTAAATTTCCCTATACTTTTCAACTTATCAATTATCAGTAGGATTACGCAACCACCATACACCGACACTAATGGATATTTTTTTGTGACAAgttatctttttctttgttgaaaaaatacatatttcaacaaaatacatatttttgttgaaaatacATATTTCAGTAGGATTACGCAACCACCATACACCGACACTAATGGATATTTTTTTGTGACAAgttatctttttctttgttgaaaatacatatttcaacaaaatacatattttttttgttgaaaatacATATTTCAGTAGGATTACGCAACCACCATACACCGACACTAATGGATATTTTTTTGTGACAagttattttttcaaaaaaaaaaaaatacatatttcagccaaaaaaaaaagatataaacgAAGACTTTAAATGAAGAAAGAGATACCTTCACGCCACACTTCACATTGAATCAAACTCTTGCGTATGTATCCAAAtgacaattttatttttgtccatagacttttttttttaattttgagttGATTACACTGTAGGAcacattttgtctttttttttacgaGTTAAAACACTTTCTACTTGTGACACACTTTTGAGTTGGACCTAGATGTTAGTTTGACAAATTTGCCCTTGTCTCTTGTTGGTGGCGTGTTTCGTTGGAGTAAATATGTTGGTTTGGTTTTcactctagtttttttttgttacttatactttatgttgttttctttatttattttatattttgatttattttaattcaaattctaccatatataaaacaaaaataattatcaaattaaTTATGTATACACTAATctatttttatcattcattttcacatatatatttttatatatgaacaTTTATACAAAAAGTGCAGAAATAAATACCAAAATGTAGATAAATAGAGTTATAtgtaaacataaacataaaaattgtgGACATGGACACTAGAACATTAACATCCACAATTACACCAAGTTAGATCTATAGTAGTTACATATGTTGACATAAAGTTATGAAAAACAAGACCAAGTGAAAgtaagtatatatatgaaattttctatttttaacatctattttcacacatatatatataaaagtgtGGACATGGATACAATAAGTATTTACAAAAATTGTGGACACAGATTAAATTGTGGACGTAACaattatataaactttaaaaaattatctaaaacatTTTCTAATAGTGGATAGAAGAAGATGACAGGAAAAAATAGTGGATAGAAGAAATAAATGATGGACATAAAATTTGTGGACACAAAAATAAGAACAAATGATGTGGACAATATTATACACGGTGACTTTAGGACACGAACACAAAGTAAAACAACAACTTGTAAAAAATGTAAGAGAAACAAGTAAAATGAACTTGGGTTAGGAAGTCAATTGTGAGTTTTACAAAatcagtctctctctcttatgTATAAATCAACGCTTAATGCAAGATTTACCTGGAACAAGTAACGGTTGAAATTACTAGTGGAGTAGCAATTCACTCATCAGTGTATAGACAATCTTTGCAAGATCTTCATTAGAAATGAGAAGACTAGTGACAGCTGAACCAGATCCAATCAGTTTGCATCCTCTCGGCAATAGAGCTTTAAATGGGAAGGAAGCATTTAAATGGGATAAACCATCTAATCCATCTAGCATCCGAGGGGAAAAGagggatttttttaatttttagatggCATAGAGCTTTGTGTTTTAGCAATTGGAATCTCTAGTTATGTTTTTCAGTTACGATGGTGTTTAGTTCAGGGACATTAGAGTCTTTTTGATATGATAATGTGTGTCTCCAGCACAATGTGACCTAGAGTGTAATAGGAAAGTGAAAAAGTGCCTCCAaatgtaaatttttctttaatttttgtcCATAGATGAACTCAGATCTAAAGATAAGTtttgacaattataattttgttacaaaaataagaaaatgtaattattgagttttaacaatatttaattAAGACTATTTTGTTTTTAGGTTTGGGCTCttaacttcttctttttgcATAAATTTTATGTTAGTTATATTGAACTTACTATTTCGCTAATTTCTCTATAGAAAGTAATCCattaatctataaataaaaagaaaatataacattcatttattatagaaaatatattgagaagaaatctatatatatttttgaatttgtttatagaataaaattatAAAGGTGAATTGGAAATggtttaaaactatatttaaaaaaggtattttttttctttaagcaAAACGATGAatcttaaaaaaagaaaaatatcgcATGCTGCCATTGTGGAGAAATAGAAACAGCGGATCATCTTTTTCTACACTGCAACTTTACAAGAAGAATCTGGGAAGCTGCATCTCTCTGGAAGCAGGAGTTTTGCCCACCTGATCATGTATCCTTCTCGACAGCATTCTTAACCTCCATCGCGACTGTAAGCCTTCCACCAACAGGTGTCACAGAAAACTTGTTCCTTTGGGTCTGTTGGGGAATTTGAACAGCAAGGAATCATTTCATCTTCGAGAACAGGATGTTCGAACCTGCAGACATCATATCCAATGCAATCCGCAATGCACGAGAATGGACAACAGCGCAAAATGGAATCAACAGACTGAAGCTCCCACCAACTAGGCTCCAAGACAACACGACTAGACCCAACGGAGAACTCCAATGCTTCACGGATGGTGCCTGGTTGGCGGCGACAAATAAAGCAGGTTGTGGCTGGTGTTTTCAGGACACGGAAGGGACGACAATACTACAAGGCACCTGCACTTTTGATCACATCTCATCGGCTCTGATGGCGGAAGCTT includes:
- the LOC108825203 gene encoding LOW QUALITY PROTEIN: uncharacterized protein LOC108825203 (The sequence of the model RefSeq protein was modified relative to this genomic sequence to represent the inferred CDS: substituted 1 base at 1 genomic stop codon); the encoded protein is MEREQXTAVNLFINNNRLIHQLNQENNNFSSRSGLSTIILEAIAKYDLWIWHIYFGMPCSNNNINVLKSSNLLFS